Within the Streptomyces sp. YIM 121038 genome, the region GTCGCGGGTCATCCAGGGCGTGTCCGTGAACTGCCGCGCCGACCAGGTGCCCTGGCGGTCGTCGAGCCCCGGCTGGTTGAGCAGCTGGAAGCGGACGGGCGGGCCCTGGCGGTCGCGCGCCCGCAGCGCCACGGCCGCGGCCAGCCCGGCCCCGGCGCTGTGGCCGCCGACCGCGACCCGCTCCGGGTCGACCCCCCACTCGGCCGCGTGCTCGACCGCCCAGGACAGCACCGCGTACGCGTCGTCGAGGGCGGCGGGGTACGGATGCTCGGGGGCCAGGCGGTAGCCCACCGAGATCACGACCTCGCCGGAGCTCTCCGCGATGCGGGAGGCCCAGGGGTGCTCGGTGTCCACGTCGCCCATGACCCAGCCGCCGCCGTGCATCCAGACGACGGCGCCGCGCGCGCCGCGCGGGCGGTAGATCCGCACGGGCACCGCCGGATCGCCGGGCACCGCGCGGTCCTCCACCTCCGTGCCCGAGAGGTCCGGCGCCGGTACGGAGGCGGACAGCCCGGCGAGGTTCTTGCGGGCGGTGACGGGGTCGGACAGGTCGGCCCGGGGGATCAGCGGGATGAACGCTTCGAGTTCGGAATCCATGACGGTCATCCTCACGGCCGTGACCACCGGGGAGCAGCCGCCAGTTGTCGGGCAACTCCCCCGTTCCACGCGCCGATCGGCGCCCGCCCCGGCCGGGGGGCGCGGCAGCCGGACCCTGCTGCGGAAGGGCCCGGCGCAGGACCTCTCGCACGGCCGGGAGGGACTTGACACCCACGGATTTCATTATTCAAGTTTGACTAGTGCGCCTTCACGGTATACCTTTCCCCGCGTGGTCAAGTTTGACTACGTGGATGCGCCAGAGCCTCATCAGCAAGGGAGCCCGTATGACTCATCTGCCCGACACCGGATACACCCCGACCGCCGAGGACCGCGCGAGCCTGGACGCCTGGTTCGCCGCTTACGACGCGGCGAGCGGCAAGCGGGACGTGGAGCGCATGGCCGACATGGCGGTGTTCCCGCTCAACCTGGTGAGCGACGACTCGCAGGGGGACGGCCGGTCGGCGCAGTGGGACCGGCAGCGGTTCGTCGCCACCATGACGCAGGTGATGGGCGACGGCAGCCAGGACATCACCTTCGAGTCCACCCGGACCCCGGTGTTCCTCTCCGCGTCGATGGCCGTGGTCTTCACGGACTCGACGATGACGGCGGACGGCCACACCCAGCAGCTCCGGTACGCCGACATCCTGCTCAAGCGGGACGGGACCTGGGCGTTCCAGACCATGATCCAGGGCGGCTGGGGAGACAACCTGTAAGGCGGGCGACGGCCGTCGGCCGCCCCTGTCGTGCCGTGCGGGCGCCTAGGAGCGGCGCCTGCGCAGCACGACGAGGGCGGCGCCGACGGCCACCACGGCGACCGCTCCCCCGGCGACGGGAAGGATCGGCACGCCCTTTCCACCGTCGTCGCCTCCGTCGTCGCCCTCGGCTTTCGTGGCGCACTGCGGGCCGTCAATGGGCCCGCCCTTTTCCACGGTCACTTCGCCCGCCCGGGTGCTCTCACCGGGATGCACCGGCTCGGCGAAATGGATCGCATACGTACCGGGCTCCGCATCACAACGGATCCGCGCGTGCGCGGCAAACGAAACCTTGCCCGTGGACTTCAACTCCACGGGCTTGAGGAACACTTTGGAACGCAGTGTCGCGCCCTCGTCGAGTTCCGGATTCACCAAGGACAACGCGACGCGCTCCCCGGGCCGCGCGGCACCCGGCGTGACCGTCAACTCGCCACTGCCACCCGCGTCCGCGAACGCGCTCGGCACGGCCACCGACGCGGCCCCGAGCAGCAAAGCCCCCACAAAAGCGGCGCGTACACGTGACATAAGATGCAGTCCTCGGGTTCGGATGACCAGGGTCGATTCTGGTGACGGGATCCGTTATCAGCGATCTTACCGGGGGGATTCGCGAGCAGTGCACGGACTATCGCCGCTCGCCCTTCGGCATGCCATCACGGGCGAACACCGAGTTCTTCCACCAGCACGCAACTGAAGGGGAGCCGTGCGCATTTCCCGTTGGTCCCGGTCCGTCGCCGTGGGGACGGGCGGCGTCGTTCTCGCCGCTCTGGCGACCACCGCGTCGGCGCAGGAATCCATAGCCGGGCCGGGCACGCCCCGGCCCGGACCGGACGGGGCGCCCGGCGGCGTCAGCGCGTCCGCCCCGCCGAAGAGCGGCGCCGCCTGGACGGTCGAGGACGCCGAGGACTTCTGGACCTCGGGACGCATGGCGGCGGCGACCCCGCCGCCACCCGCCAAGGACTCCGCGCCGGGAGGCGCGCGCCCCGGCAGCGCCACGAAGGCCACCGCGAGCGCCGCGTCCACCCCGCGCGTGCGCGCGGCGGCCGCCGCCCCCGCCGCCGCGGCCTACAAGGGCGCCAAGACCATCGGCGTGCTGTACTACGTCGACAGCGGCATGACCGCGCACAGCTGCACGGCCAGCGTCGTGCACAGCCCCAAGGGCAATCTGATCCTCACCGCCGGGCACTGCGGCCCCGGCAAGAAGCACGCCTTCGTGCCCCAGTACCGCACGGGCAAGCCCGCGGCCCAACAGCCCTACGGCATCTGGGCCGTCGACCGGTTCTTCAAGGACCCCCGGCACACCGACACGGGGCCCGGCTCCAACCTCGACTTCGGCTTCGCCACGCTCAAGCCCGACCGGGACGGCCGCCCCATCGAGCGGCGCACCGGCGCCAACACCCTGACGCGGACGCCCGGTTACCGCGTCCCGGTCACCGTCATCGGCTATCCGAAGGCGAAGTACGACCCCAAGGACCGGGCCGTCAAGTGCCGCACGACGACGGACCGGCTGCCCGGCTACAAGCAGCTGCGGATGAAGTGCGCCGGTTTCCACGGCGGCACCTCCGGCAGCCCGTGGCTGATGGACTTCGACGAGCGGACCCAGCGCGGCAAGGTCGTCGGGAACCTCGGCGGCGCGGGCGGCGGCGGGTCGAGCAGCTCCGTCTCGTACGCGCCGTTCTACGACGACGAGGTGTTCAAGCTCTACGACGACGCCGTCGCCGACGTCGCCAAGGTCGAGCGCCCGCCACTGCCCTACGCGCTCGGCGTCGGCGAGACCTGGCAGCACGCCAAGCAGCTGGCCGCGGGCGACTACACCGGTGACGGCAAGGCCGACCTGCTCGCCGTGTGGGCCAGCGGCGAGGTCACCCTGCACACCGGCGACGGCAAGGGCGGCTTCCGCGCCCAGCGGCGCCTCCAGGCGCCCAACGGCACCTGGAAGCACGCCGCCGCGATCACCGGCGGCGACTTCGCCGGCGGCCGCCGCTCCGACCTGATCGTGCGCTGGTCCGACGGCGAGGTCACGCTGTACCCCGACGTGTCCACCGCGGGTTTCGGCCGGGAGGTACGGCTCGCCAAGGCCGGGTCCACCTGGAAGCACGCCACCCGGATCACCGCGGGCCGCTTCAGCGGCAACGATCGCGCGGACGACCTGGTCGTCCGCTGGAGCGACGGCGAACTCACCCTCTACCGCGAGGCGGGCGTCGGCTTCACGAAGGAGACCAGGCTCCAGAAGCCCAACGCCACCTGGAAGCGTGCCGCCCTCCTCGTCGGCGGCGACTTCACCGGCGGCGACCGCTGGGACGTCGTCGTGCGCTGGTCCGACGGCAAGCTCACCCTGCACCAGGACGTGGGCACGGGCGGCCTCGGCAGGAAGACGCAGCTCGGCGGTCCCAGCGCGCTGTGGAAGCACGCCACGGTGGCGACGGCCGGCGGCTACACCGCGGGCGGCCGCCCCGACGACATCGTCGTCCGCTGGAGCGACGGCGAGGTCAGCCTCTACGCCGACACCACGACCAGGCTGGGCACCGAGCGGAACCTCGTACCGCCGAGAACGGCCTGACGCACGCGCCGCCGCCGCGACCGGCGGCGCCCCCGTACGCGGACCGGGTAACGTCGGCGCGAACGGCGCACGTACGCGGCACCAGAGGTCCGCGCGCACGAACGCGGGAGAGCCACCCTGAACGAGCCGACCACCGGGCCGACCACGCCGCCCGTCACCGACGGCCGCCGCGCCAAGGGCGAGCGGCGGCGCCGGGCCCTCATCGAAGCCACCGTGCGCGTCATCGCCCGCGACGGCGCCGCGGGCGTCACCCACCGCACGGTGGCCCGCGAGGCGGAGCTGCCCACGACCGCCACGACGTACTACTTCAGCAGCATCGACGCCCTCCTCACCGCGGCGCTCACCCAGTGCATGGAGGAGGACTCCGCGCGCGTCGAGGCGCTCGCGGAGGCGCCCGGCGGCCCCACGCTCCGGGCGCTCGCGGAGCTCATGGCGCGGCTCCTCAGCCCGCCCGGACACCTGCTCGCGGAGTTCGAGCTGTGTCTGCTCGCGGCGCGCCGCCCCGAGCAGCGGGCGGCGACCCGGCGCTGGCACGAGGCGCTCGCCGCGTTCGCCCGCCGTTTCACGCACGAGCCGCTGCGCGTGAAGCTCTTCACCCACGCCTACGACGGGCTGCTGCTCCAGGGCCTGCTCGCGGACAAGCCCCCGACGGCCGACGAGTTCGAGGAACTGCTGCGGGAGCTCCTGCCCGAGCCCGCCCCGGGCCCGCCGTAGCCGCCGGGGCCGGGGCACGCGCCCGCCCCCGCCGGTGACCGCGCCGTCAAGGTCCGACACGCCCTCGACTACAGTGGAGGCGGGCCGTGACTGGCGCTGAGGTGGAGCACCACCGGGGAGCGGCCTGACGCAGATGTCGATGCCGTGCGCCTGGGCGACTGGTCAACCACGCCTGGAGGCGGCCATGTCCCCGACCACTTCGACGGTCCCTGCCCAGCTCATGGACGGCACCGCCCTCGCCCGCCGCGTGGGCGAGGAGACCGCGGCCCGCGCCGCCGAGCTGACCCGGCGCACGGGCGCGGCGCCCTGTCTCGCGACCGTGCTCGTGGGCGAGGACCCCGCGTCGGTCACGTACGTACGGATGAAGCGGAACCGCTGCGCGAAGGCGGGCATCGTCTCGCGGCACGTCGCGCTGCCCGCCGCGACCACGACCGAGGAGCTCGTCGCCACCCTCGGCGCCCTCTCCGAGGACCCGACCGTGCACGGCATCCTGCTGCAGCACCCCGTCGGGGACCACATCGACGAGCGCGCGGCCTTCGAGGCGATCGCCCCGCACAAGGACGTCGACGGCGTCACGCTCAGCTCGTTCGCCGCGATGAGCTTCGGGCGGCCCGGCTTCGTGTCCTGCACGCCGGGCGGGATCATGCGGCTCCTCGACGCGTACGACGTCGACCTCGCCGGGAAGCGGGCCGTCGTCGTGGGCCGCAGCGCGATCCTCGGCAAGCCCGTGGGCATGCTGCTGCTCGCCCGGGACGCGACCGTCACCTACTGCCACTCGCGCACCGCGGAGCTCTCCGCGCACCTGCGCGAGGCGGACGTCGTCGTGGCGGCCGTGGGCAGGCCCGAGCTGATCCGCGGCGAGGACATCAAGCCGGGCGCGGTCGTCATCGACGCCGGGTACAACGCGGGCAACGTCGGCGACGTCGACTTCGACGGCGCCCTGAACAGGGCCCGCCTCATCACCCCGGTCCCGGGCGGCGTGGGCCCCATGACCATCGCGGTGCTCCTCGAACAGACGGTGGCCGCCGCGGAGCGGCAGCTGGGGGCGCGCGCCGCACGGTGACGACCGTGCCCCGCCCCGTGGCCGTGCCTCCATCTGGCGCTTTCAACGGGTGTTGACCCGCCGTTGACCAACTCCCCCTACTTTCCCCACAGTTGCGGTGACAGCCCGTCGCCGCAGGGTCTCCAGGGGGTTCGATGCGTCGCAAGAAGGCTCTCCTCGCCACGGGCGCGGCAGTGTTCAGCATGGCGTTACTCGGTACGGCGGGGCAGGGCGCGAGCGCCGACGAGGACGGCCGGAGGACGGTGGCCGTCGCTGAGGTCGCGGGCAAGGACGCCGCACGCAAGATGGCCCAGCAACGGCCGCTGGTCGCGGCGGCCGACGTCATCAGATGGGCACAGGAACGCGGCCGGTTCGCGGGCTTCACCGGCATCGCCCTGGAGCGCGGCCGCGTCGCCCTGTACTGGAAGGGCGCGCTGCCCGCCCGGATGCGCGAGGCCGTCGCCGAGGCGCGCGGCACGGCGCGGGTGCGGATCGTGACGGCCCCGTACTCGCTCAAGGAGCTGAAGACCGCTTCGGCCCGGCTCCAGGAGCGGCTGCGGGCCGAGCCGTCGCTCGGCCACACCGTGAAGATCCCCGCGGACGGCAGCGGGCTCGTCGTCGCCGCGGACCCGGTCCGCGGCGCGGCGGCCGCCGCGCCGCGCACGGCCGCCGCCCTCGAGGGGGACCTGGGCGTGCCGGTGCGCACCATCCGCGAGGGCAGGATGAAGGAGCGCAGCCGCGACAACGACTCCCACCCCTGGTCGGGCGGCGCGCTCATCAAGATCAACGGCGTGCCCTGCTCGTCGGGGTTCGGTGTGCGCAACGGGTCGGGCGCGCAGTACGTCCTCACTGCCGCGCACTGCGGCCAGCCGGGCGGCCGGACCACGAACGGGGCCGACCAGTACATCGGCACGGTCGGGCCGCGCCACCAGCCCCACGACGTCATGCTGATCCCCACGTCCGACGTGGACGACTTCATGTACACGGGTGCGTGGGGCGACGAGCGGGGCGTGCGGGTCGATGGCTGGGACTGGGTGTACACCGGCGAGTACCTGTGCCAGTCCGGTGTCACCAGCGCCGCGGAGACCGGCGGGCCCGTCTGCAACCTGAAAGTGAAGTTCTTCTACAACGACACCGAGGACCTGGTGGAGGCCGAGCAGATGAACGGCCAGGCGGCGGCGCGGGGAGGTGACAGCGGCGGCCCCGTGTACGCGGCCTCCGCCAACGGGGGCGCGATCGCCAAGGGCACGGTGACGCGCTCACTCGGTTCCGGCCTCGGCTTCCAGGACTTCGGCACCGCCTGGCGCGACTTCGGGGTGTGGATCGACAAGTAGGCCCGGCGGCCGGGGCATTCACAGCGCCTCGCGCAGCAGCTGCACCGGGTGCCACGCGGTGCGCTCCGTGCCGTGGAAGATCTGCTGGCGGCACGAGGCGCCCGTGGCGACCACGACGGTGTCGGCGGACGCGGCCCGCACGGCGGGGAAGAGACGGTCGGCTCCCACGGTCATCGAGAGGTCGTAGTGCTCGGACTCGAAGCCGAAGGAGCCGGCCATGCCGCAGCAGCCCGCGTCCAGTTCGGTGACCTCCACTCCGGGGATGCGGCGCAGCAGCGCCATGGTGGCCGCCGTGCCGACCTCCGCCTTCTGGTGGCAGTGGCCGTGGTAGAGGAGGGTGCGCCCGCTCAGCCAGGAGTCGGGGCGCAGGGTGAGGCGGCCGTCGTCGACGGCGTCGCCGAGCAGTTCCTCGAGCTGCTTCACCCGTGCCGTGACCGCCTCGCGGGCCGAGTCGCGGGGCAGCAGCGCCTTGTGCTCGTCGCGCAGGGTCATCAGGCAGGACGGTTCGCAGCCGGTGATGGGGGCGTCGGCCGGGGTGGTCTCGGTGAGGCGGTGGACCAGCTGGAAGGCCTTGTCGCTCGCGTCGTCCAGGAGGCCCTTGGACAGGCTGGCCCGGCCGCAGCAGCCGCCGCTCTCCAGGTGCACGTTCCACCCGGCGTGTTCGAGGAGCTCCACGGCCGCCTGCCCGATCTCCGGCTCGGTGTACGTGGTGAAGGAGTCGGCGAGCAGCACGACCGTGCCCTGGGTGGTCGTCGCGGCGGGCGTGCGGCGGCCGAACCAGCGCACCAGGTTGCGGCGGGCGTAACGCGGCAGCGGGCGGTGGCGGGTGATGCCGAGGGTGCGCTCCAGGAGGCGGCGCAGGAGCGGGAGGCGGCCGGGCAGGTTGGAGAGCGGGGCGGTGGCCGAGCCGAGGCGGTTGAGGGTGCGGATCGCCCCGAAGGTCCGGGAGCGCAGCGGGATCCCGTGCTCGTCGTGGTGGTGGGCGAGGGCCTCCGCCTTCAGTGAGGCCATGTCCACGCCGAGGGGGCACTCGCTCTTGCACGCCTTGCACATCAGGCACAGGTCGAGGACCTCGTGCAGCCGCTCGTCGCCGAGCGCGGCGTGCGGGTCGGGTGCCGAGAGGGCCTGGACGAGGGCGCCGGCGCGGCCGCGCGTGGAGTCCTCCTCGTTGCGCGTGGCCATGTAGGAGGGGCACATGGCGCCGGTGCCGGACTTGCGGCACAGACCGATGTTCATGCAGCGGTCGGCGGCCGCGCGCATCCCGCCCGCCACCTCGAAGTCGAGCCGGGTGCGCAGACCGGGCGCGGGCGGCAGCGCCGCGTCGCGCAGGTGCTCGGTCATGGCGGGGGCGTCGACGATCTTGCCGGGGTTGAGCCGGTCGTCCGGGTCGAAGAGGCCCTTGACCTGGCGCATGGCCTCGTACAGGGCGTCGCCGAACAGCTCGCGGTTGAACTCGCTGCGGGCCAGGCCGTCGCCGTGCTCGCTGGAGTTGACCCCGCCGTACTCGGTGACGAGGTCCTTGATCTCCTCGGCGACCTCGCGCATGGTCCTGCGCTGCTCGGGGTCGGTGACGTCGAGGAACGGGCGGATGTGCAGACAGCCCACCGAGCAGTGGCCGTAGAAGCCCGCGGTGAGGCCGTGCCGGTCGAGGACCTTCTTCAGCCGGGCGGTGTACGCGGGCAGGTGGACGGGGTCGACGGCGGTGTCCTCGATGAACGCCAGGGGCCGCTTGGTGCCCTCGCTCGCGGCCATGAGCAGCCCGAGGCTCGACTTGCGGACCTTCATCAGGGCCGTCCGGTCGGCGGCGGTGACGGCCCTGAGCGTGTGGTAGCCGTGGCCGTGCCGCTTCCACAGGGCCGTCAACCGGTCCAGGCTGCCGAGCAGTTCGCGCTCGTCGTCGCCGGTGAACGACACGAAGAGCAGCGCGTCCGGGTCGCCTTCGAGGACCGTGGAGAGGGAGGCGTACTCGATCTTCTGCCGGGACAGGTCGAGGATCGTGCGGTCCATCAGCTCGACGGCCGCCGGGTCGCAGGCGAGCGCGTCCTGGGTGGCCTCGATGGCCCCGGCGACCGAGGTGAAGTGGCCGACGGCGAAGACCGTGTGCGCCGGTTTCGGTACGAGGTCCACGAGCGCCCGGGTGGTGACGGCCAGGGTGCCTTCGGAGCCGACGACGAACTTCGCCAGGTCGAAGGGGGTGTCCTCGCGGGCGAGCCGGTCCAGGCGGTAGCCGCCCGCGCGCCGCCAGTGCTGCGGGAAGCCGTCGGCGATGGCGTCGGCGTGGGCGGCGACGAGCCGGGGCAGTTCGCGGTGGATGCGGCCGTCCAGGGTGTCGAGCCCGGCGCGGCTCGCGTGTTCCCCGGCGGTGAGCGGCGCCAGATGCGCGCTCGTCGCGTCGGAGAGCACCACGTCCAGGGCGCGCACGTGGTCGATGGTCATGCCGTAGCGCAGGGAGCCGCTGCCCGCCGAGTTGTTGCCGATCATGCCGCCGACGGTGGCGCGGTTGCTGGTGGAGGTGTCGGGGCCGAACATCAGGCCGTGCGGGGCGGCGGCGCGGTTCAACTGGTCCTGGACGACGCCCGGTTCGACGAGGGCGGTGCGGCCCTCCGGTTCGAGCGCGACGATGCGGCGCATGTGGCGGGAGAGGTCGAGGACGATGCCGGGCCCGGTGGTCTGCCCGGCGAGGCTCGTCCCGGCGCCGCGCGGCACGACGGACACGCCGTGCTCGACGGCCGCGGCGACGGCGGCCCGCACGTCGTCGGCGTGCCGGGGGAAGACGACGCCGAGCGGGGTGATGGCGTACATGCTGGCGTCGCGGGCGAACAGATGGCGGCTCACGGAGTCGAAGCGGACCTCGCCGTCGAGGTCGGCGCCGAGCCGCTGGGCGAGTTCACCGCCGAGCTCGGCACGCTCGGCCTCCGTGCTCTCGATGCTGGATGTCATACGACACGCTCCGGGGGCGAAGGGAGTACGGGGACTTGCGAGGGGGGACGGCGCGGGTCCGCCGGTGTGGCGGACCCGCGCCCGGAGGGGGGCTCAGGCCGTGCGCAGGGGGTCGAGCCCCGCGCCGGGGGTGGCTCAGGCCATGCGGAGGTAGTCGAGCCCGGCGGCGAGCCCCTCGGAACCGACCGCGATCCCGGCGAGCTCCAGGCCCATCTGCACCCCGGCGAGGGTCCCGGCGAGGGTGAGGTCGTTGAAGTGACCGAGGTGGCCGATGCGGAAGACCTTGCCCGCGAGCCGCCCGAGGCCCGTGCCGAGCGACATGTCGAAGCGCTCCAGGACGATCTTCCGTACGGCGTCGGCGTCCTGGCCGTCCGGCAGGAGCACGGCGGTCAGCGATCCCGAGTGCTCCCGGTCGTCGGCGCACAGCACGTCGAGTCCCCAGCCGCGCACGGCGGCCCGGGTGGCGGCGGCGTGCCGGGCGTGCCGCGCCCAGACCTGTTCGATGCCCTCCTCCGCGAGCATGCGCAGGGCCTCCTCCAGGCCGTAGAGGAGGTTGGTGGCGGGCGTGTACGGGAAGAACCCGGCGGCGTTCGCGTCGAGGATCGGCGCCCAGTCCCAGTACGACCTGGGCAGCCGGGCGGTGCGGGACGCCTCGACCGCCTTGGGGCTGACCGCGTTGAAGCCGAGGCCGGGCGGCAGCATGAGGCCCTTCTGCGAGCCGGTCACGGTCACGTCGACGCCCCACGCCTCGTGGTGGTACTCGATCGAGGCGAGCGAGGAGACGGTGTCGACCAGGAGCAGGGCGGGGTGCCCGGTGGCGTCCAGGGCGGCACGGATCTCCGGCACGCGGCTCGTGACGCCGGTCGAGGTCTCGTTGTGCACCACGCAGACGGCCTTGATCCGGTGGGCCAGGTCGGCGGTGAGGAGGTCGGCGGCGGCCTCGGGCGAGGCGCCGTGCCGCCAGTCGCCGGGCACGAACTCCACCTCCAGGCCGAGGGATTCGGCCATGTCCCGCCACAGCGTGGCGAAGTGGCCGGTCTCGAAGCACAGCACGCGGTCGCCCGGGCTGAGCGTGTTGACCAGGGCCGCCTCCCAGGCGCCGGTGCCCGACGACGGATAGACGACCACCGGGGACGTCGTGCCGAACACGGGCTTGAGGCCGTCGAGCACCCGGCGGGTGAGCTCGGCGAACTCGGGGCCCCGGTGGTCGAGGGTGGGTGCGGCCATGGCGCGCAGAACGCGGTCGGGAACGTTGGTGGGTCCGGGAATCTGCAGAAAGTGACGGCCGGTCCTGACGGTCATCGCGCGAATCTCCCCTCCACACTTGTGCCGTGAGGCGGCACAGCGTATCGTGATGCGGCACAGTGGAGCATAGGGGCGACGGCTGACGACGGTCAACGGTGCTGCCGCACGCCGCCGTTGAGGCCGGCCCATGCGCCACCCTGGGGGCGGGCCGACGCGGAGCCCGCCGGGCGCACCGACACCAGACCTTCGGGGGAACCCATGCAGAACGTCCTCAACACCCTGCGCGTCCTGGAGGAGTTGGCGACGCGCCAGCCCGTCGGGGTCGCCGAGCTCGCGCGGGCCATGGAGCTGCCGAAGAGCACCGTGCAGCGCGCGCTCGGCACGCTGCGCACCGCGGGCTGGATCAGACAGACGGGCACCCCGCCCACGCGCTGGACCCTCACCACGAAGGCGCTGCTGGTCGGGCGGCAGGCCACGGGCGAGCTGGGGCTACGGGACGTGGCGGTGCCGGTGATGGAGGAGCTGCGCCGCGCGGTCGACGAGACGGTGCACCTGGCGGTGCCGGAGGGCGACCGGGTCGTCCTGGTCGAGCGCCTGGAGACGGCCCAGCCGGTGCGGATCGTGCTCCCGCTCGGCCAGCACCTGTCGGGCCACGCGTCCGCCAACGGCAAGGCCATCCTCGCGGCCCGCTCCCCCGAGGCCGTCGACCGGTACGTCGCGGACGGCCTGACCCGGTTCACCGAGGCCACGATCGACGACCCGGACGCGCTGCGCGCCGAACTGGCCGC harbors:
- a CDS encoding IclR family transcriptional regulator, which gives rise to MQNVLNTLRVLEELATRQPVGVAELARAMELPKSTVQRALGTLRTAGWIRQTGTPPTRWTLTTKALLVGRQATGELGLRDVAVPVMEELRRAVDETVHLAVPEGDRVVLVERLETAQPVRIVLPLGQHLSGHASANGKAILAARSPEAVDRYVADGLTRFTEATIDDPDALRAELAATHARGYALNEGEWRTDVAAVAAAILGPDGTPVASMSVNLPASRCDRKRLDDLGVHVRAAAREISAALGYEEPRTA
- a CDS encoding aminotransferase class V-fold PLP-dependent enzyme, producing the protein MTVRTGRHFLQIPGPTNVPDRVLRAMAAPTLDHRGPEFAELTRRVLDGLKPVFGTTSPVVVYPSSGTGAWEAALVNTLSPGDRVLCFETGHFATLWRDMAESLGLEVEFVPGDWRHGASPEAAADLLTADLAHRIKAVCVVHNETSTGVTSRVPEIRAALDATGHPALLLVDTVSSLASIEYHHEAWGVDVTVTGSQKGLMLPPGLGFNAVSPKAVEASRTARLPRSYWDWAPILDANAAGFFPYTPATNLLYGLEEALRMLAEEGIEQVWARHARHAAATRAAVRGWGLDVLCADDREHSGSLTAVLLPDGQDADAVRKIVLERFDMSLGTGLGRLAGKVFRIGHLGHFNDLTLAGTLAGVQMGLELAGIAVGSEGLAAGLDYLRMA
- a CDS encoding FAD-binding and (Fe-S)-binding domain-containing protein; protein product: MTSSIESTEAERAELGGELAQRLGADLDGEVRFDSVSRHLFARDASMYAITPLGVVFPRHADDVRAAVAAAVEHGVSVVPRGAGTSLAGQTTGPGIVLDLSRHMRRIVALEPEGRTALVEPGVVQDQLNRAAAPHGLMFGPDTSTSNRATVGGMIGNNSAGSGSLRYGMTIDHVRALDVVLSDATSAHLAPLTAGEHASRAGLDTLDGRIHRELPRLVAAHADAIADGFPQHWRRAGGYRLDRLAREDTPFDLAKFVVGSEGTLAVTTRALVDLVPKPAHTVFAVGHFTSVAGAIEATQDALACDPAAVELMDRTILDLSRQKIEYASLSTVLEGDPDALLFVSFTGDDERELLGSLDRLTALWKRHGHGYHTLRAVTAADRTALMKVRKSSLGLLMAASEGTKRPLAFIEDTAVDPVHLPAYTARLKKVLDRHGLTAGFYGHCSVGCLHIRPFLDVTDPEQRRTMREVAEEIKDLVTEYGGVNSSEHGDGLARSEFNRELFGDALYEAMRQVKGLFDPDDRLNPGKIVDAPAMTEHLRDAALPPAPGLRTRLDFEVAGGMRAAADRCMNIGLCRKSGTGAMCPSYMATRNEEDSTRGRAGALVQALSAPDPHAALGDERLHEVLDLCLMCKACKSECPLGVDMASLKAEALAHHHDEHGIPLRSRTFGAIRTLNRLGSATAPLSNLPGRLPLLRRLLERTLGITRHRPLPRYARRNLVRWFGRRTPAATTTQGTVVLLADSFTTYTEPEIGQAAVELLEHAGWNVHLESGGCCGRASLSKGLLDDASDKAFQLVHRLTETTPADAPITGCEPSCLMTLRDEHKALLPRDSAREAVTARVKQLEELLGDAVDDGRLTLRPDSWLSGRTLLYHGHCHQKAEVGTAATMALLRRIPGVEVTELDAGCCGMAGSFGFESEHYDLSMTVGADRLFPAVRAASADTVVVATGASCRQQIFHGTERTAWHPVQLLREAL
- a CDS encoding trypsin-like serine protease translates to MRRKKALLATGAAVFSMALLGTAGQGASADEDGRRTVAVAEVAGKDAARKMAQQRPLVAAADVIRWAQERGRFAGFTGIALERGRVALYWKGALPARMREAVAEARGTARVRIVTAPYSLKELKTASARLQERLRAEPSLGHTVKIPADGSGLVVAADPVRGAAAAAPRTAAALEGDLGVPVRTIREGRMKERSRDNDSHPWSGGALIKINGVPCSSGFGVRNGSGAQYVLTAAHCGQPGGRTTNGADQYIGTVGPRHQPHDVMLIPTSDVDDFMYTGAWGDERGVRVDGWDWVYTGEYLCQSGVTSAAETGGPVCNLKVKFFYNDTEDLVEAEQMNGQAAARGGDSGGPVYAASANGGAIAKGTVTRSLGSGLGFQDFGTAWRDFGVWIDK
- a CDS encoding TetR family transcriptional regulator, whose product is MEATVRVIARDGAAGVTHRTVAREAELPTTATTYYFSSIDALLTAALTQCMEEDSARVEALAEAPGGPTLRALAELMARLLSPPGHLLAEFELCLLAARRPEQRAATRRWHEALAAFARRFTHEPLRVKLFTHAYDGLLLQGLLADKPPTADEFEELLRELLPEPAPGPP
- a CDS encoding bifunctional 5,10-methylenetetrahydrofolate dehydrogenase/5,10-methenyltetrahydrofolate cyclohydrolase translates to MSPTTSTVPAQLMDGTALARRVGEETAARAAELTRRTGAAPCLATVLVGEDPASVTYVRMKRNRCAKAGIVSRHVALPAATTTEELVATLGALSEDPTVHGILLQHPVGDHIDERAAFEAIAPHKDVDGVTLSSFAAMSFGRPGFVSCTPGGIMRLLDAYDVDLAGKRAVVVGRSAILGKPVGMLLLARDATVTYCHSRTAELSAHLREADVVVAAVGRPELIRGEDIKPGAVVIDAGYNAGNVGDVDFDGALNRARLITPVPGGVGPMTIAVLLEQTVAAAERQLGARAAR
- a CDS encoding alpha/beta hydrolase, whose translation is MDSELEAFIPLIPRADLSDPVTARKNLAGLSASVPAPDLSGTEVEDRAVPGDPAVPVRIYRPRGARGAVVWMHGGGWVMGDVDTEHPWASRIAESSGEVVISVGYRLAPEHPYPAALDDAYAVLSWAVEHAAEWGVDPERVAVGGHSAGAGLAAAVALRARDRQGPPVRFQLLNQPGLDDRQGTWSARQFTDTPWMTRDKITAAWRHYLGGAPATPYAAPSRAEDLSGLPPAYIATAEFCPNRDEGIAYALRLLQAGVPVELHQWAGTFHGSQALLSADVSRRQNAELGAALRRGLAG
- a CDS encoding nuclear transport factor 2 family protein, with the protein product MTHLPDTGYTPTAEDRASLDAWFAAYDAASGKRDVERMADMAVFPLNLVSDDSQGDGRSAQWDRQRFVATMTQVMGDGSQDITFESTRTPVFLSASMAVVFTDSTMTADGHTQQLRYADILLKRDGTWAFQTMIQGGWGDNL